The following coding sequences lie in one Numida meleagris isolate 19003 breed g44 Domestic line chromosome Z, NumMel1.0, whole genome shotgun sequence genomic window:
- the GIN1 gene encoding gypsy retrotransposon integrase-like protein 1, whose translation MVRSGKNGGLHLKQIAYYKRTGEYHPTTLSSERSGIRRAAKKFVFKENKLFYVGKDRKQMRLVIVSDEEKKKVLQKCHENAAGTHHGISRTLTLVESNYYWTSVTNDVKQWVYACQQCQVAKSMTTTTLKPYPIKAEDPWTAVTVALMGPFRATKRSHKYVMIMIDLFTKWTVILPLHDTSAAEIAKGIISVFFLYGPPQKMPIDQGKELVHQINKELFALFGMKQIVLSYPQTNEVNERTCKTVKAFLNKYCTDHPNDWDEHLSAIAYAFNLTNLVPDQNTPYFQMFNRNPYVIEPMSMCVEGEDNMFAKIFEATRGASQALEEERTLDGQVEKTTSGEQKPRNKITVKRKPKKLNTLRLKVGHEVLRQRKNWWKDGRFQSEWVGPCIIDYITENGCAILRDATGSRLKRPIKMSHLRPYMRGSNEKDNRYYLQGAIVVDHDYIGLSERSYHADQQDPAAEEEINACVRGVMSAVQMPPSACKDQESADDRHQSELTEDHCVEPNGAKPEQRPSPCWTLQTKLEDT comes from the exons ATGGTCCGTAGTGGGAAAAATGGTGGACTCCACCTGAAACAAATTGCATACTACAAGAGAACGGGGGAGTACCATCCTACAACGCTATCAAGTGAAAGAAGTGGAATCAGAAGAGCAGccaaaaaatttgttttcaaag aaaataaattgttctatgttggaaaagacagaaaacaaatgcgCCTCGTGATtgtttcagatgaagaaaagaaaaaggtgctTCAGAAATGCCATGAAAATGCTGCAGGCACTCATCACGGCATATCAAGGACACTGACTTTGGTGGAATCTAATTACTATTGGACTTCTGTAACAAATGATGTTAAACAGTGG GTGTATGCATGTCAGCAGTGCCAAGTGGCAAAGAGTATGACCACCACCACACTCAAACCATACCCTATCAAAGCAGAAGACCCCTGGACAGCAGTCACTGTAGCCTTAATGGGACCTTTTAGAGCTACCAAAAGAAGCCACAAGTATGTCATGATCATGATAGATTTGTTCACAAAATGGACTGTTATCTTGCCTCTGCATGAtacttcagcagctgaaattgCTAAGGGAATCAtcagtgtgtttttcttgtacGGACCACCTCAAAAAATGCCTATTGACCAAGGGAAGGAGCTTGTTCATCAG ataAACAAAGAACTATTTGCACTATTTGGAATGAAACAAATAGTATTGTCTTATCCTCAAACCAatgaagtaaatgaaagaaCATGCAAGACAGTCAAAGCTTTCCTTAACAAATACTGCACAGATCATCCAAACGATTGGGATGAACATTTGTCTGCTATTGCCTATGCTTTCAATTTGACTAATTTG GTGCCTGATCAAAACACCCCATATTTCCAAATGTTTAATCGTAACCCATATGTTATTGAACCAATGAGCATGTGTGTGGAAGGAGAAGACAATatgtttgcaaaaatatttgaggCAACTAGAGGAGCTAGTCAAGCACTTGAAGAAGAGAGAACCTTGGATGGCCAG GTGGAGAAAACCACTTCAGGTGAACAGAAACccagaaataaaatcactgtCAAAAGGAAgccaaagaaattaaatactcTTCGACTCAAAGTTGGTCATGAAGTCctcagacaaagaaaaaattggTGGAAAGATGGTCGTTTCCAGTCAGAATGGGTTGGTCCTTGTATTATAGATTATATCACAGAAAATGGCTGTGCAATATTAAGAGATGCCACAGGCTCCAGACTGAAAAGGCCCATCAAGATGTCTCACCTCAGGCCATACATGAGAGGGTCCAATGAaaaag ACAACCGCTACTACTTACAAGGTGCAATAGTTGTTGACCATGACTACATTGGCTTATCTGAGAGATCATATCATGCAGACCAGCAGGATCctgctgctgaagaagaaataaatgcctGTGTGAGAGGTGTCATGTCTGCTGTGCAAATGCCACCTTCCGCCTGCAAAGACCAAGAGTCAGCAGATGATAGACATCAGTCGGAGCTAACAGAAGATCATTGCGTTGAACCAAATGGTGCAAAGCCAGAACAACGGCCTTCACCTTGCTGGACGCTTCAGACCAAGTTAGAAGATACTTAA